The proteins below come from a single Garra rufa chromosome 25, GarRuf1.0, whole genome shotgun sequence genomic window:
- the fgl2b gene encoding uncharacterized protein fgl2b, protein MWLTVLYIWGSLLTFSVCHVCPENSEDVASWVTLKPLGDCGDEDNLCPYRLTLPPLSIQLPRPFRELEKMAKELQDLKDVVNHLRRDCQECKDRQKEHGEEREKRPQSLSIMETQSHSGEQAVRILTSTLLQGDTSESVGMVKNGMKRLNHSILASQEWNIDPRIGLNQGSTDQRSEVSREVKILNPSLDETPKDMSKVKLVLSPTPEETEKELKSKRSELIEPPRMGAERSHGKQQPNILRDGHAKNISGILMARRRVQNVHDPNGLRDANSKTMDLSTSAGNRRVVKFPGAGGPLRSRVSYINGRVVKVTSEDRLKNPALVSIHNQQSGDMTVKTEPEEDGYSPVRSGVMRVKEPGPYLANTKTGAPSTDDQNNQAIRFSGLRTEDSHGLKDASQETKVTHDNLRKVNKTGITRLPTNLKKENQGDVSHVSTNNSFSSVMKQTEQPNIVKEEKKHTGLSESLVVISSEEETSSNMNREDLTVPGRQVENEKYPLRETKNRLTLLKIGDMTVKTEPEEAEFPPARSDVIRLKETSPHIANTKPGTNSGLTLSTDDQNKQDISWFSGPRTDDGHGLKDASQVTKVREDNLRKVNNGGITRLPTTLRKENQGDVSHTAANKSISSVVNQSEQPNMVKEEKQAEISSNIDREDLAFPGRQVDKEKYLNPFMKTNHRQIDSTVLDILNERTVDPLSPDLKDQMQPEMFTGGTNENNGFKSLTAGTMTKDIPSLLEKDLAKPTLVPTVKSKLPNSRVSKTSRVLPPVRKISITPLKAPAKVGLSQNSKIHEVSQDNKRYVVPNPDRHPSRRPTSVISSRVNKLRQPNVIDNMSANRSAGEHSKQSFPVRNGYFARRNGSGIIRPGYVKRPNFQTERSRGLETKVNTVTQFPSPTGATEQEQTQDIKHIPQGMRSTVMESQEVFQNSSDVQDLDKVRQGKNQVRDNSETVLISNVEDPNTLQNGASNSPTSGKESKIFSLGTDDTSSEHRFEVDKISNGKKGPSAPTLKKELSKEPGTNLFTTSTVSFMDTDHEDSTKNIHKVTNTHVEMAKNITWETPISFKNTGGTRELELITLNKDRVEENSGEILSNSNSADTAQSYRGESYAIPVVLDTLTNVEEIKGSKLFSLSPEDTAEGFKSHAANDEVTEREHLESNFHSTCGSDCDTASSLLSTTQTRPLVESGREKGPAQDCADYITKSSKNGVYKVSPQPRSSMFPVFCDMESSGGGWTLIQHRLDGNTSFNRTWDEYKNGFGELTEEFWLGNDKIHMLTKAKNMSLRIEIEDFEGVKEYAHYDNFSVADESQQYRLSIGGYSGTAGNAMQFSETYNHDQKLFTTPDRDNDQYPSGNCGAYYSSGWWFDACMSANLNGRYYQSKYKGVRNGIFWGTWHNITMEYYPTNDRQSFKTVKMMIRPKNYAK, encoded by the exons ATGTGGCTTACTGTGCTTTACATATGGGGAAGCCTATTGACATTTTCCGTGTGTCACGTCTGCCCAGAGAACTCAGAGGATGTCGCTTCATGGGTAACGCTGAAGCCCCTGGGGGACTGCGGGGACGAGGACAACTTGTGCCCTTACCGACTCACCCTCCCACCTCTCTCTATCCAGCTTCCCAGGCCTTTTAGGGAGCTGGAGAAAATGGCCAAAGAGCTGCAGGACCTAAAGGACGTGGTGAACCACCTGAGAAGGGACTGCCAAGAATGTaaggacagacagaaagaacacGGCGAGGAAAGGGAAAAGAGACCTCAAAGTCTAAGCATCATGGAGACACAAAGTCATAGTGGAGAACAAGCGGTCCGGATCTTAACTTCAACCTTACTGCAAGGAGACACATCAGAAAGTGTGGGAATGGTCAAGAATGGCATGAAGAGGCTCAATCATTCCATTTTGGCAAGTCAGGAATGGAACATCGACCCAAGGATTGGTCTAAATCAAGGCAGCACCGATCAGAGGTCTGAGGTGAGCAGAGAAGTAAAAATACTTAATCCTTCACTTGACGAGACACCCAAGGACATGTCCAAGGTTAAACTGGTGCTCTCACCTACACCTGAGGAGACTGAGAAGGAACTGAAGTCAAAGCGAAGTGAATTAATAGAACCGCCCCGTATGGGTGCTGAACGATCCCATGGGAAACAGCAGCCAAACATTCTCAGAGATGGACATGCAAAGAACATCAGTGGCATCCTAATGGCAAGAAGAAGAGTGCAGAATGTGCATGATCCGAATGGATTAAGGGATGCTAACAGTAAGACAATGGATTTAAGCACATCAGCTGGGAACAGAAGGGTTGTGAAGTTTCCTGGAGCAGGTGGACCACTAAGGTCAAGGGTATCCTACATTAATGGTAGAGTTGTTAAGGTTACAAGCGAAGACAGACTGAAAAACCCTGCGTTGGTGAGTATCCACAATCAACAATCCGGAGACATGACGGTCAAGACTGAGCCAGAAGAGGATGGATATTCTCCGGTGAGGAGTGGTGTTATGCGGGTCAAGGAACCTGGTCCTTATTTAGCAAACACAAAAACTGGGGCCCCATCAACAGATGACCAAAACAATCAAGCCATCAGGTTTTCTGGTTTAAGAACAGAAGACTCACATGGCCTGAAAGATGCAAGCCAAGAAACTAAAGTTACGCATGACAATTTGAGAAAAGTAAACAAGACGGGGATTACAAGACTCCCAACAAATCTGAAGAAAGAAAACCAGGGTGATGTGAGTCACGTATCCACAAATAACTCATTCTCTAGTGTTATGAAACAAACTGAACAGCCAAACATAGTTAAAGAGGAGAAAAAGCACACGGGACTGAGTGAAAGTCTGGTAGTTATTAGTAGTGAGGAAGAGACTAGTTCCAATATGAATAGAGAAGACTTGACTGTCCCAGGAAGACAGGTGGAAAATGAAAAATATCCACTTAGAGAAACTAAAAACAGACTAACTCTTTTAAAAATTGGGGACATGACGGTCAAGACTGAGCCAGAAGAGGCTGAATTTCCCCCAGCAAGGAGTGACGTTATACGGCTAAAGGAAACAAGTCCTCACATAGCAAACACAAAACCTGGGACAAACAGTGGACTGACCCTGTCAACAGATGACCAAAACAAACAAGACATCAGTTGGTTTTCTGGTCCCAGAACAGATGACGGACATGGTCTTAAAGATGCAAGTCAAGTAACTAAAGTTAGAGAGGACAATTTGAGAAAAGTAAACAATGGTGGGATTACAAGACTCCCAACAACTCTGAGGAAAGAAAACCAAGGTGATGTGAGTCACACAGCCGCAAATAAGTCAATCTCTAGTGTTGTGAACCAAAGTGAACAGCCAAACATGGTTAAAGAGGAAAAGCAGGCAGAGATTAGCTCTAATATAGATAGAGAAGACTTGGCTTTCCCAGGAAGACAGGTGGACAAAGAAAAATATCTAAATCCATTCATGAAAACTAATCACAGACAAATTGATTCCACAGTTTTGGACATACTTAATGAAAGGACAGTTGATCCACTGTCTCCAGATCTTAAAGATCAGATGCAGCCAGAAATGTTCACTGGAGGGACAAATGAGAACAATGGGTTTAAGTCACTGACTGCAGGGACTATGACGAAGGACATACCAAGCCTACTGGAAAAAGATCTGGCGAAACCCACCCTTGTCCCAACCGTTAAGAGTAAATTACCTAATAGTAGAGTGAGTAAGACCAGTAGGGTTCTACCACCTGTAAGGAAAATTTCAATTACTCCACTCAAAGCTCCAGCTAAAGTGGGACTGTCTCAGAACAGCAAGATACATGAAGTAAGTCAAGACAATAAAAGGTACGTGGTGCCAAACCCTGATAGACACCCCAGCAGACGTCCAACATCTGTGATTTCATCTAGAGTCAACAAACTGAGACAACCTAATGTCATAGACAACATGTCAGCAAACAGAAGTGCTGGGGAACATTCAAAGCAGTCATTCCCAGTCAGAAACGGCTATTTTGCCAGGAGAAATGGCTCTGGAATAATAAGACCGGGCTATGTAAAGAGGCCAAACTTCCAAACTGAGCGAAGCAGAGGCCTTGAAACAAAGGTAAACACAGTGACTCAATTCCCTAGTCCCACTGGTGCAACTGAACAAGAACAAACTCAAGACATCAAACACATTCCGCAGGGCATGAGGTCAACTGTAATGGAGTCACAAGAAGTGTTTCAAAATTCAAGTGATGTACAAGATTTGGATAAGGTTCGACAAGGTAAGAACCAAGTTAGAGACAACAGTGAGACTGTGTTGATCTCAAATGTTGAGGATCCAAACACTCTGCAAAATGGAGCCTCAAATTCACCCACTAGTGGGAAAGAAAGCAAGATTTTTAGTTTGGGAACTGATGATACCAGTAGTGAACATCGATTTGAGGTGGACAAGATCAGCAACGGGAAGAAAGGACCATCTGCACCAACTTTAAAGAAAGAGTTATCTAAGGAACCAGGAACAAATCTATTCACCACCTCAACAGTTTCTTTTATGGACACAGACCATGAAGACAGCACAAAGAACATTCATAAAGTCACAAACACACATGTTGAAATGGCTAAAAACATTACTTGGGAAACGCCCATAAGCTTTAAAAACACTGGAGGAACAAGAGAACTGGAACTTATTACATTGAATAAAGACAGAGTAGAAGAAAACTCTGGGGAAATATTATCTAACTCAAACAGTGCAGACACTGCCCAGAGTTACAGAGGAGAGAGCTACGCAATTCCAGTTGTTTTGGATACGCTTACAAATGTTGAAGAAATTAAAGGCTCAAAGCTTTTCTCACTCAGCCCCGAGGACACCGCTGAGGGGTTTAAATCGCATGCAGCCAATGATGAGGTAACAGAGAGAGAACATTTAGAGAGCAACTTCCACAGCACCTGTGGCAGTGATTGTGACACTGCGTCATCCCTTCTGTCCACAACCCAGACCAGGCCCCTCGTGGAATCTGGAAGAG AAAAAGGACCCGCACAAGACTGCGCTGATTACATTACGAAATCCAGCAAGAATGGTGTATATAAAGTATCACCGCAGCCAAGGAGCAGCATGTTTCCTGTTTTCTGTGACATGGAATCCTCAGGCGGGGGCTGGACTTTGATTCAACATCGTTTAGACGGCAACACAAGTTTCAATCGCACCTGGGACGAGTACAAGAATGGATTCGGTGAACTAACAGAGGAGTTCTGGCTTGGCAATGACAAGATTCACATGTTAACAAAGGCCAAAAACATGTCATTGCGAATAGAAATCGAAGACTTTGAGGGTGTCAAAGAATACGCACATTATGACAACTTCTCTGTGGCAGATGAAAGCCAACAATACCGCCTGTCCATTGGTGGTTACTCTGGTACAGCTGGTAATGCCATGCAGTTTAGTGAGACCTACAATCACGACCAGAAACTGTTCACCACTCCGGACAGAGACAATGACCAGTATCCCTCGGGTAACTGTGGGGCCTATTACAGCTCAGGCTGGTGGTTTGATGCATGCATGTCTGCAAACTTAAATGGGAGATATTATCAATCTAAATACAAAGGGGTACGTAATGGGATATTTTGGGGGACATGGCACAACATTACAATGGAATATTACCCAACCAATGATAGGCAATCTTTTAAGACAGTTAAAATGATGATTAGACCTAAAAACTATGCTAAATAA